The sequence cccctcctcttcctctttcctctgtttcctgctttcCCTGAGGACTGACATTGCTCTTGATGAAGTGGAGATATAGAGAGGAGAAGAAGGGGAATGGAAGTGCTCACAAGTTCTTATcgcaaattcttttcttttccacttcaggctttgaaaaagaaaagaagatactCCTCCACTCAAATAAAATACTTCCAAAAACCTAAGTGGGGAATGAAAATCATCCACTGTCAGCCCGTGCTCTATGTGTAagctagaactttctgcatttTGCACGTTTTACCACTGGGGGTTGTAGGTAAGCCAAGGCATGGTGATCTCACCCTGGGAAAACCGGACAACCATAGTGGAATTTGTGCTTCGAGGATTCTCTTCCATCCGACAGctaaatattttcctctttatgATGTTTTTAGTTTTCTATATCTTAATTGTTTCTGGAAACATCTTCGTTATCCTGCTAGTTTTGTTCAGCTAtcacctccacacccccatgtacttcttcctagTGAATTTGTCCTTTCTGGAGATCTGGTATACCTCCAACATTGTCCCCAAGATGTTGCTGATTATCATAGCTGGACAGAAGACTATCTCTGTAGCTGGGTGCTTGGCACAATTCTACTTTTTTGGATCCCTGGCTGCAACAGAGTGCCTCTTGCTGGCTGTGATGTCCTATGACCGATACCTGGCCATCTGCCAACCTCTCCAGTATCCCATCCTCATGACTGGCCCCCTCTGCTTTAGGCTAGCTGCCAGCTCTTGGCTCTGCTGCTTCTTCCTCACAGCAATCACCATAGTCCTGCTATCTAGACTAACCTTCTGTGGACCCAGTGAAATTGACCACTTCTTTTGTGACTTCACCCCTCTGGTCCACCTCTCCTGCATGGACACCTCACTGACCAAGAACATCGCCTATGCCACCTCTTCTGCAGTGACTGTGGTCCCATTTCTCCTCATCACAGCCTCCTACTCCTGCATTCTTGTTGCTATCGTAAGAATTCCTTCTGGCACGGGCCGGCAAaaggccttctccacctgctcctctcaCCTCACCATGGTCACGGTATTTTATGGGACATTGATTGGCACATACCTCGTGCCCTCAGCCAACTCATCCCAACTCTTGCACAAAGGGTTCTCTCTGCTCTACACCATCCTGACGCCCATGTTCAACCCCATCATCTACAGCTTGAGAAACAAAGACATCCACGAAGCCCTAAAGAATTGCTTGAGTAAGAAGCCAGGTTTCCTCAGaggaagcaaagaggaaaagagctGTATTTGTCCAAGTGATGGTGAACCGGTTTCAGAAATTTAGATTTTACATCAAGGCAACTGCCTAAACCAGGAGCTACCGAAGTCAGATGACCAGATGTCTCTGAGTATGGCTGTGGAGGCTGCTAAGTTCTGACAGCCTCAGATGAACTAGTGTCTCAGGAATGGTCTAAGCAGGTCAGATTCTGCTCCGTTATCTTCAGTAGACCTGGATCCTTGTGTAAAAGCTCACCTTCAAAATGAGCGGATGAGGCTGGTCACTCACTCATTAAAATATTCATTGAGACTCTACTGTGTTCAAGGCACTGTACTACATATAAgtgataaaattaacaaaaacagaCAGTCCCTGCCCTTACTGAAGTCACAGTCTACAGAGGGAATacaaacattaataaaataactaaaactacatatataaatataaaattacactTGTGATTCacagttaaaaataataagataaccaccacacacctattagaatggccaaaatccagaacagtgatgacaccaaatgctggcaaggatgcagagcaacaagaactctcatccattgctggtaggaatgcaaaatggtacagctactttggaagatagtttggaagtttcttataaaactaaatatacgTTTACCACATGATTCAGCAGTtgcactccttgatatttacccaaatgagttgaaaacgtgttcacacaaaaaactacacatggatgtttacggcagctttattcataattgccaaaacttggaagcaaccaagatatccttcagtagatgagtggaaaaataaactgtggtacatccaagtaacagaatattattcagcactaaaaagaaatgacctaTCAAAATATGAAAGATATGGAgggaccttaaatgcatattactaagtgaaagaagccaatctgaaaaggctacatactgtatgatctcaactgtatgacattctggaaaaggcaaaacaatggagacagtaaaaagatcagtggttgccagaggtttgggtggggggagggatgaataggcagagcacagaggattttagggcagtgatactattctgtatgatactacaatggtagATATATGCCATTATAGATTTGTCAAAACCAATAGAACATACAACACGAAGAGTGAATTCCAATGTAagttatggactttgggtgataatgatgtgtcaaggtaggttcattgattataacgaatataccactctggtgtgggatATTGATAGTGGGGGAGACTGTGCAAGTGTTGGGGGCAGGGGATATATGAGAACTCTCAGTACTTTCCACTCAATGTTGGTGCCACCTCCTTCTGCCAGCCAATTGCCTGTACTCACTCTCCTTCCTGCTGGCACATGCTCTCCATGGTTAGAACATAGGGTGTGGTGGGCCTGTGTTTGTTCTTTGCTCTGTGCAACTCTAAAGAGCTGAGTTGACTTTAGAGTAGAAAAGCTGAAGTCAGCATTGCACACTCAGAT comes from Diceros bicornis minor isolate mBicDic1 chromosome 4, mDicBic1.mat.cur, whole genome shotgun sequence and encodes:
- the LOC131401073 gene encoding olfactory receptor 11A1-like, with the protein product MVISPWENRTTIVEFVLRGFSSIRQLNIFLFMMFLVFYILIVSGNIFVILLVLFSYHLHTPMYFFLVNLSFLEIWYTSNIVPKMLLIIIAGQKTISVAGCLAQFYFFGSLAATECLLLAVMSYDRYLAICQPLQYPILMTGPLCFRLAASSWLCCFFLTAITIVLLSRLTFCGPSEIDHFFCDFTPLVHLSCMDTSLTKNIAYATSSAVTVVPFLLITASYSCILVAIVRIPSGTGRQKAFSTCSSHLTMVTVFYGTLIGTYLVPSANSSQLLHKGFSLLYTILTPMFNPIIYSLRNKDIHEALKNCLSKKPGFLRGSKEEKSCICPSDGEPVSEI